A genomic region of Granulicella cerasi contains the following coding sequences:
- a CDS encoding OmpA family protein produces MMRWQVITKATILSAALMAMATGCHKKPKLPPPDTSAPTVYVMPPTASITADPLSIDLGQSVVLNWRTTNATSVAIDGIGQVPINGTQTVSPANSTNFHLVAKGDGGTVEANVRVTVRVPEVSPVTTGQSTGGDPNDMANVTDAAFHAAVPDVFFGYDSFELSPEGQTSVSSAAHYLTEHPGVKILIGGYCDDRGSAEYNITLGENRANSAKTALVSAGVAPNRIRVISYGKERQFCTEDNESCWQQNRRAQFTVDR; encoded by the coding sequence ATGATGCGTTGGCAAGTAATTACGAAAGCCACGATTCTGAGTGCAGCATTGATGGCGATGGCAACCGGTTGCCACAAGAAGCCGAAGCTCCCACCACCGGACACCAGCGCTCCGACGGTTTACGTGATGCCGCCGACGGCTTCGATCACGGCTGATCCGCTCTCGATCGATCTCGGTCAATCCGTGGTGCTGAACTGGCGCACGACGAACGCGACCAGCGTTGCGATCGACGGCATCGGCCAGGTGCCGATCAACGGCACCCAGACCGTGAGCCCGGCCAACTCAACCAACTTCCATCTCGTGGCCAAGGGTGACGGAGGCACGGTCGAAGCCAACGTACGCGTCACCGTGCGCGTGCCTGAGGTTTCGCCGGTCACCACAGGTCAGTCCACCGGCGGCGATCCTAACGATATGGCCAACGTCACGGACGCAGCCTTCCACGCGGCTGTGCCGGATGTCTTCTTCGGCTACGACAGCTTCGAGCTTTCGCCCGAAGGCCAGACCAGCGTCTCGTCAGCTGCGCACTACCTCACCGAGCATCCTGGCGTGAAGATCCTCATCGGCGGCTACTGCGATGACCGTGGATCGGCTGAGTACAACATCACGCTCGGCGAAAACCGCGCGAACTCCGCCAAGACCGCGCTGGTTTCGGCAGGCGTGGCTCCGAACCGCATCCGCGTCATCTCCTACGGCAAGGAGCGTCAGTTCTGCACCGAGGACAACGAGTCCTGCTGGCAGCAGAACCGCCGCGCCCAGTTCACCGTCGACCGCTAA
- a CDS encoding tetratricopeptide repeat protein has product MKTSLRIATLGTALLVAGSAMPAHAVNKDMVQLQTQIQQLQDAVARLQQSNDERMGVLKDLVQQTADSVNRMTASVNSLKQQMQNTTEASAARNDQLAGQIQSLNDSLDELKARMMRMEKSLGDIQSQQQQSNAILQSMPGATGGGSATPAGPATPPPAADNSPAAGSAIPMPADNGSKAPAVKTAPVAGPSSGQLYRGAYSDYMSGKTNLAAGEFQDLIKAYPDDNLSGNAYFYLGEMNLRGNKPSSAIKDYDKVLEQYPNNAKIPAAHLHKAEALTAMGQRDAATRELKALVQRFPSSPEAAQAKQKLARGR; this is encoded by the coding sequence ATGAAGACATCCTTGCGCATCGCCACTCTTGGCACCGCGCTGCTGGTCGCGGGCTCCGCCATGCCCGCCCATGCGGTCAACAAAGACATGGTCCAACTGCAGACGCAGATCCAGCAACTGCAGGACGCCGTCGCACGGCTGCAGCAGTCCAACGACGAACGCATGGGTGTGTTGAAAGACCTCGTGCAGCAGACGGCAGACAGCGTGAACCGCATGACCGCTTCGGTGAACAGCCTGAAGCAGCAGATGCAGAACACCACCGAGGCTTCGGCGGCCAGGAACGATCAGCTCGCCGGGCAGATCCAGTCCCTCAACGACTCGCTCGATGAGCTGAAGGCCCGCATGATGCGCATGGAGAAATCCCTCGGCGACATCCAGAGCCAGCAGCAGCAATCGAACGCGATCCTGCAGTCGATGCCCGGTGCCACCGGTGGCGGAAGCGCCACTCCCGCGGGCCCCGCGACGCCACCGCCCGCAGCGGACAACTCCCCCGCCGCTGGTAGCGCGATCCCGATGCCCGCCGACAACGGCAGCAAGGCTCCGGCGGTGAAGACTGCCCCGGTGGCCGGTCCCAGCTCGGGTCAGCTTTATCGCGGCGCGTACTCGGACTATATGTCGGGCAAGACAAACCTCGCCGCCGGCGAGTTTCAGGACCTTATCAAGGCCTACCCGGATGACAATCTCTCGGGCAACGCTTACTTCTACCTTGGCGAGATGAACCTGCGCGGCAACAAGCCGTCGTCGGCCATCAAGGACTACGACAAGGTCCTCGAGCAGTACCCCAACAACGCCAAGATCCCGGCCGCTCATCTGCACAAGGCAGAAGCGCTGACGGCAATGGGTCAGCGCGACGCAGCTACCCGCGAACTGAAGGCGCTCGTACAGCGCTTCCCAAGCTCGCCGGAAGCCGCACAGGCCAAGCAGAAGCTGGCGCGCGGCCGCTAA
- a CDS encoding dihydrodipicolinate synthase family protein, giving the protein MMLIDGIHVPLTIPFYRDGALYLRKLEHNVRRYSLTPAAGLVLFVPGLEANTLSDAEVLDCLQSVRESAAPEKVLIAGISRDSVAQALTQARQAHDAMFDAVMLSAPPSWAQMQRRSGEAELLNYFRTVADNSPLPVVLWSQGDAPGFALSVEAIAALAKHPNILALYDANLDLARLDAIKDATKDVVHEATVTHIFRPVTRRMLAPVEVASTSVMVSLDALTGGAGTSTAVAEMQTPTLKTRTRKLGFNVMACGKASEMVPLWERGANGAMSMLAAPAPQAVHESYAAFTDGDLPLAALKAERLTKADAALETVGVAAAKYAQDVNAYFGGLPRLPIAPVNSEEKAVVDDAFRELRN; this is encoded by the coding sequence ATGATGTTGATTGACGGAATCCATGTACCGCTGACGATACCCTTTTACCGCGACGGCGCGCTGTATCTGCGCAAGCTGGAGCATAACGTGCGGCGCTATTCGCTGACGCCCGCGGCTGGACTGGTGCTCTTTGTGCCGGGACTCGAAGCGAACACGCTGTCGGACGCAGAGGTGCTGGATTGCCTGCAGTCTGTGCGGGAGTCCGCTGCGCCGGAGAAGGTGTTGATCGCGGGCATCTCGCGTGACTCCGTGGCGCAGGCCCTGACGCAGGCCAGGCAGGCGCATGACGCGATGTTCGATGCGGTGATGCTTTCGGCTCCGCCTTCGTGGGCGCAGATGCAGCGACGCTCGGGCGAGGCTGAGTTGCTGAACTACTTCCGTACGGTGGCCGACAATTCGCCGCTGCCGGTGGTGCTGTGGTCGCAGGGGGACGCTCCGGGATTTGCGTTGAGCGTCGAAGCGATTGCGGCGTTGGCGAAGCATCCGAACATTCTCGCGCTGTACGACGCGAACCTCGATTTGGCGCGGCTTGATGCGATCAAGGATGCGACGAAGGACGTGGTGCACGAAGCGACGGTAACGCATATCTTCCGCCCGGTGACGCGCCGCATGTTGGCTCCGGTTGAGGTGGCGTCTACGAGTGTCATGGTTTCGCTGGATGCGCTGACCGGTGGCGCGGGCACTTCGACCGCGGTTGCCGAGATGCAGACGCCGACGCTGAAGACGCGCACACGCAAGCTGGGCTTCAACGTGATGGCTTGCGGTAAGGCTTCGGAGATGGTGCCGCTATGGGAGCGTGGCGCGAATGGTGCGATGTCGATGCTGGCTGCGCCCGCACCGCAGGCCGTGCATGAGTCCTATGCAGCGTTCACCGATGGCGATCTGCCCCTGGCGGCGTTGAAGGCGGAGCGGCTGACGAAGGCCGATGCTGCTCTGGAAACGGTAGGCGTGGCGGCGGCGAAGTATGCGCAGGATGTGAATGCGTACTTTGGTGGCTTGCCGCGGTTGCCAATTGCGCCGGTGAACAGCGAAGAAAAGGCTGTTGTCGACGACGCGTTCCGGGAGTTGCGGAATTAG
- the carB gene encoding carbamoyl-phosphate synthase large subunit — MPRRNDIAKILVIGSGPIVIGQSAEFDYSGTQACKALKAEGYEVVLVNSNPASIMTDPDVADRTYIEPLTFEYLEEILTKEVGTLDKSKGSFAVLPTVGGQTALNLAVDLADAGVLDRLGIELIGAKLDAIKKAEDRLLFKDAMNKIGLDMPKSMLVNNIRDGLEFAQKIGFPIVIRPSFTLGGSGGGIAFNREELMEILSRGLDLSPVHECLLEESVLGWKEYEMEVVRDLKDNVVIICSIENFDPMGVHTGDSITVAPAQTLSDREYQMMRDASIAVIREIGVETGGSNVQFSVNPANGRMTVIEMNPRVSRSSALASKATGFPIAKIAARLAVGYTLDELQNDITKATPACFEPTIDYVVTKIPKWQFEKFPGADETLSPQMKSVGEVMAIGRTFKESLMKAVRSLETGKKAGAENIDPRRIRQRLVTPHPDRLSYLRYAFENGMTVREAHNFTQIDPWFLHNMKQIADELKELEGKNLATLDEDGLRSAKRKGLSDDRIAQALGLEGKQATAQVAALRNKLGVKPVFKLVDTCAAEFESFTPYLYSCYDEEDEATPTSKKKIIILGSGPNRIGQGIEFDYCCCHAAFALRDDGYETIMVNCNPETVSTDYDTSDRLYFEPLTFEDVLAVYEHEASSGAEIGMIVQFGGQTPLNLSLPLKAAGVPVIGTSPESIDLAEDRKRFGKLITDLEIPQPPGAMATSLEEALAGAERVEYPVLVRPSYVLGGRAMVIAHNDQDIVRYMSSAIEYSQDRPVLIDHFLEDAIEVDVDALCDGEDVLIAGIMQHIEEAGVHSGDSSCVLPSVDLTPEVLETLRTYTRKLALSLNVIGLVNLQFAVQRGKVFVIEVNPRASRTVPYVSKATGIQLAKVAARLMTGRKLKELLPEELKAGGLSTGEHFFVKSPVFPWGKFQGVDPVLGPEMRSTGEVMGVAKTFGEAFAKAQLAAGQKLPTKGTVFISVNDHDKAKIATVGKRFLDLGFKIVATHGSADVLEEAGIAAERVFAVGEGRPNVVDLIKSEKIQLVINTPRGHDRVFDEGAVRRAAVAARIPATTTIAAALAAAEGISALQKGALQVESLQELHASRV; from the coding sequence ATGCCACGTAGAAACGACATTGCAAAGATCCTCGTCATCGGTTCGGGCCCTATCGTCATCGGTCAGTCCGCTGAGTTCGATTACTCGGGCACGCAGGCGTGTAAAGCGCTGAAGGCCGAGGGCTACGAAGTAGTGCTGGTGAACTCGAACCCGGCGTCCATCATGACGGACCCGGACGTTGCCGACCGCACGTACATTGAGCCGCTGACGTTTGAGTACCTCGAAGAAATCCTCACGAAGGAAGTGGGCACGCTCGACAAGAGCAAGGGCAGCTTCGCTGTGCTGCCCACCGTCGGTGGACAGACCGCGCTGAACCTCGCAGTCGATCTCGCCGATGCAGGCGTGCTCGACCGCCTTGGTATCGAGCTGATCGGCGCGAAGCTCGACGCGATCAAGAAGGCTGAAGATCGTCTCCTGTTCAAGGACGCGATGAACAAGATCGGCCTTGATATGCCAAAGTCGATGCTCGTGAACAACATTCGCGATGGCCTCGAGTTCGCGCAGAAGATCGGCTTCCCGATTGTGATTCGTCCGAGCTTTACGCTCGGCGGTTCGGGTGGCGGCATCGCATTCAACCGCGAAGAGTTGATGGAAATTCTCTCCCGCGGCCTCGATCTTTCGCCGGTGCATGAGTGCTTGCTCGAAGAGTCCGTGCTCGGTTGGAAAGAATATGAGATGGAGGTCGTGCGCGATCTCAAGGACAACGTCGTCATCATCTGCTCGATCGAAAACTTCGATCCGATGGGCGTACACACGGGTGACTCGATCACCGTGGCGCCTGCGCAGACGCTGAGCGATCGCGAGTACCAGATGATGCGCGATGCCTCCATCGCCGTGATTCGTGAGATCGGCGTTGAGACCGGCGGATCGAATGTGCAGTTCTCGGTGAACCCCGCGAACGGCCGCATGACCGTCATCGAAATGAATCCGCGTGTGTCGCGTTCGTCGGCGCTGGCGTCGAAGGCAACGGGCTTCCCGATTGCAAAGATCGCTGCGCGCCTCGCTGTGGGCTACACGCTCGATGAGCTGCAGAACGACATCACGAAGGCGACCCCCGCTTGCTTCGAGCCGACGATCGACTACGTCGTCACGAAGATTCCGAAGTGGCAGTTCGAGAAGTTCCCTGGAGCGGACGAAACGCTGAGCCCGCAGATGAAGTCTGTCGGTGAAGTGATGGCGATCGGTCGCACCTTCAAGGAATCGTTGATGAAGGCCGTGCGCTCGCTCGAGACAGGCAAGAAGGCTGGAGCGGAGAACATCGATCCGCGCCGCATTCGCCAGCGCCTCGTCACGCCGCACCCGGATCGCCTCTCATACCTTCGCTATGCGTTTGAGAACGGCATGACCGTTCGTGAAGCGCATAATTTCACGCAGATCGATCCGTGGTTCCTGCACAACATGAAGCAGATTGCCGATGAGCTTAAGGAGCTCGAAGGCAAGAACCTCGCGACGTTGGACGAAGATGGCTTGCGTTCGGCGAAGCGTAAGGGGCTGTCTGACGATCGTATCGCGCAGGCGCTTGGCCTCGAAGGCAAGCAGGCGACCGCACAGGTCGCTGCGCTGCGCAACAAGCTTGGTGTGAAGCCGGTCTTCAAGCTGGTGGATACCTGCGCGGCTGAGTTCGAATCCTTCACTCCGTATCTGTACTCCTGCTACGACGAGGAAGACGAAGCAACGCCGACCTCGAAGAAGAAAATCATCATCCTTGGTTCGGGACCAAACCGTATCGGACAGGGCATTGAGTTCGATTACTGCTGCTGCCATGCTGCGTTCGCGTTGCGCGACGACGGCTACGAAACGATCATGGTCAACTGCAATCCTGAGACCGTGTCGACCGATTACGACACCTCGGATCGCCTCTACTTCGAGCCGCTGACGTTTGAAGATGTGCTCGCGGTGTATGAGCATGAGGCTTCGTCGGGTGCGGAGATCGGCATGATCGTGCAGTTCGGTGGACAGACTCCGTTGAACCTCTCGCTGCCGTTGAAGGCCGCAGGTGTGCCGGTCATCGGCACGTCGCCGGAGTCGATCGACCTTGCAGAAGATCGCAAACGCTTCGGCAAGCTGATCACGGACCTCGAAATTCCGCAACCGCCGGGAGCGATGGCGACGTCGCTCGAAGAGGCCTTGGCTGGAGCCGAGCGCGTGGAGTATCCGGTGCTCGTGCGTCCTTCGTATGTGCTCGGTGGCCGCGCCATGGTGATCGCGCATAACGATCAGGACATCGTGCGCTACATGTCGTCGGCGATCGAATACTCGCAGGATCGTCCGGTGCTCATCGACCATTTCCTCGAAGATGCGATTGAAGTGGACGTCGATGCGCTTTGCGATGGCGAAGACGTTTTGATCGCGGGCATCATGCAGCATATCGAGGAAGCTGGTGTGCACTCGGGCGACTCGTCGTGCGTGCTGCCGTCGGTGGACCTCACGCCTGAGGTGCTCGAGACGCTGCGCACGTACACGCGTAAGCTGGCGCTTTCGCTGAACGTGATCGGCCTGGTGAACCTGCAGTTCGCTGTGCAGCGTGGCAAGGTCTTCGTGATCGAAGTGAACCCGCGCGCCTCGCGCACGGTGCCGTACGTGTCGAAGGCGACGGGCATCCAGCTCGCGAAGGTTGCAGCGCGTCTGATGACGGGGCGCAAGCTGAAGGAGCTGCTGCCGGAAGAGTTAAAGGCTGGTGGGCTTTCGACGGGCGAGCACTTCTTCGTGAAGTCGCCGGTCTTCCCGTGGGGCAAGTTCCAGGGCGTCGATCCGGTTCTCGGACCGGAAATGCGCTCGACGGGCGAAGTGATGGGTGTGGCAAAGACCTTTGGCGAAGCCTTCGCCAAGGCTCAGCTTGCTGCAGGCCAGAAGCTGCCGACCAAGGGCACGGTCTTCATCTCGGTGAACGATCACGATAAGGCGAAGATCGCTACCGTCGGCAAGCGCTTCCTCGATCTTGGCTTCAAGATTGTGGCCACGCACGGCAGCGCGGATGTGCTGGAAGAGGCAGGCATCGCCGCAGAGCGTGTCTTTGCTGTGGGCGAAGGTCGTCCGAACGTGGTGGATTTGATCAAGAGCGAGAAGATTCAGCTCGTGATCAATACGCCGCGCGGCCATGACCGTGTCTTCGACGAAGGTGCAGTGCGTCGTGCAGCGGTGGCGGCACGGATCCCGGCGACGACCACGATTGCCGCAGCACTTGCTGCTGCAGAAGGCATCTCTGCATTGCAGAAGGGTGCGCTCCAGGTAGAGAGCTTGCAGGAACTCCACGCATCACGCGTCTAG
- the carA gene encoding glutamine-hydrolyzing carbamoyl-phosphate synthase small subunit: MHAILALEDGRVFRGRAFGAPVERVGEVVFNTSLTGYQEIFTDPSYAGQIVVLTNPQIGNYGTSPSDAESSKPYIEGLVVREFSPLSSNWRSTEVTDEYLERNGVPVIADIDTRAVVRHLRAHGVMRGILSTKTENVEELLAKVRALKPMTGTDLASVVSTKKTYEWSQAEPKNETGDKLLPKANAAAENELHVVAYDFGIKQNILRMLARENCRVTVVPARTPASEVLAMNPDGVFFSNGPGDPEPLEYAQENIRELQGKKPLFGICLGHQLFGIALGGKTYKLKFGHHGGNHPIKNLETGKVEITAQNHNFNVDPESLPADVAVTHVNLNDQTLAGLKHKTDPMFSVQYHPEASPGPHDSHYLFKQFRTLMEEFKK, from the coding sequence ATGCACGCAATTCTAGCCCTAGAAGATGGCCGCGTATTTCGCGGTCGGGCGTTTGGCGCGCCTGTAGAGCGCGTAGGTGAAGTTGTTTTCAATACTTCGCTGACCGGCTATCAGGAAATTTTCACGGATCCGTCCTATGCCGGGCAGATCGTAGTGCTGACCAATCCGCAGATTGGGAACTACGGCACATCACCCTCGGACGCAGAGTCCAGCAAGCCCTACATTGAAGGTCTGGTCGTTCGCGAGTTTTCGCCTCTGAGTTCTAACTGGCGCTCGACGGAAGTGACAGACGAATATCTGGAGCGCAATGGCGTTCCGGTGATCGCAGACATCGACACGCGTGCAGTGGTTCGCCACCTGCGCGCACATGGTGTGATGCGCGGCATTCTTTCTACCAAGACCGAAAACGTCGAGGAGTTGCTCGCCAAGGTGCGCGCGCTGAAGCCGATGACCGGTACGGACCTTGCATCGGTGGTTTCGACGAAAAAGACCTACGAGTGGTCGCAGGCGGAGCCGAAGAACGAGACCGGCGACAAGCTGCTGCCGAAGGCAAACGCAGCAGCCGAAAACGAACTGCACGTCGTCGCGTATGACTTCGGCATCAAGCAGAACATCCTTCGTATGCTGGCGCGTGAGAACTGCCGCGTGACGGTGGTGCCTGCTCGCACGCCTGCCAGCGAGGTGCTTGCGATGAACCCCGACGGCGTCTTCTTCTCGAACGGCCCCGGCGACCCCGAGCCGCTCGAGTACGCGCAGGAGAACATCCGCGAACTTCAGGGTAAGAAGCCGCTCTTCGGCATCTGCCTGGGCCATCAGCTCTTCGGTATCGCGCTCGGCGGGAAGACCTACAAGCTGAAGTTCGGCCACCACGGCGGCAATCATCCGATCAAGAACCTGGAAACGGGGAAGGTCGAGATCACCGCGCAAAACCATAACTTCAACGTCGATCCTGAATCGTTGCCGGCGGATGTTGCGGTGACGCACGTCAACCTGAACGATCAGACGCTCGCTGGTCTGAAGCACAAGACCGATCCGATGTTTAGCGTGCAGTATCACCCAGAGGCCTCGCCCGGACCGCACGATTCTCATTACCTGTTCAAGCAGTTCCGCACGCTGATGGAGGAGTTCAAGAAGTAA
- a CDS encoding Rieske (2Fe-2S) protein — protein MAEWVRLCGADEAPEEGCVKEAEAAGVAVCLAKIDGELRALDNWCPHRRAPLGQGWLEGDSVVCPWHAWRFDTLSGIAEPPEKARVDVLPVRVEGDDVLIDIA, from the coding sequence ATGGCGGAATGGGTGAGATTGTGTGGCGCGGACGAGGCGCCAGAAGAGGGCTGCGTGAAGGAAGCCGAGGCGGCGGGTGTGGCCGTTTGCCTGGCGAAGATTGATGGCGAGCTGCGTGCGCTCGATAACTGGTGTCCGCATCGCCGAGCTCCGCTGGGGCAAGGCTGGCTGGAAGGGGACTCGGTGGTGTGCCCGTGGCATGCGTGGCGATTCGATACGCTGTCGGGCATTGCAGAACCACCGGAGAAGGCCCGCGTGGATGTGTTGCCGGTGCGTGTCGAAGGCGATGACGTACTCATCGATATCGCGTAG
- a CDS encoding alpha/beta hydrolase, translating to MPKSPKKTPPAAPVNTSPYALTPEPQTVDPMWLLKALGVLAILAFVCAYLSICGLFWKSQWQLVLHPFHGEKHTPADAGLLTENVSFGPDSSGQPQLRGWWIAADNTSATVLMLPSGDGSAGDWTQQAKLFHDAHLNVLLFDYRGVGQSQGHHPTMQTMREDATAALAFLNTRQVAREQTIVFGGGSSASIATQLCGDHHDLAALVLFNADGDFAARAKADPRSHIVPFSLLFNQGFPLADPLNTLATPKLLLSQTTTAAPEVYKRAASPKMLAELPDMNSPAFTSTLTRFLDMYTKVKTAPATLQP from the coding sequence ATGCCGAAATCTCCGAAGAAAACGCCCCCCGCAGCTCCCGTCAACACCTCGCCCTACGCGCTCACGCCTGAGCCACAGACCGTGGATCCCATGTGGCTGCTGAAAGCGCTCGGCGTGCTCGCGATCCTTGCCTTCGTGTGCGCCTATCTCTCCATCTGCGGTCTTTTCTGGAAGAGCCAGTGGCAACTCGTGCTGCACCCCTTCCACGGCGAGAAGCACACGCCTGCGGACGCGGGCCTGCTCACCGAGAACGTTAGCTTCGGACCCGACTCCAGCGGCCAGCCGCAGCTGCGCGGCTGGTGGATCGCCGCCGACAACACCAGCGCCACCGTGCTCATGCTGCCGTCCGGTGATGGCTCCGCAGGCGACTGGACGCAGCAAGCCAAGCTCTTCCACGACGCGCATCTGAACGTCCTTCTCTTCGACTACCGTGGTGTAGGACAGAGCCAGGGCCACCACCCCACGATGCAGACGATGCGCGAGGACGCCACCGCCGCGCTTGCCTTCCTGAACACACGACAAGTTGCGCGTGAGCAGACCATCGTCTTCGGCGGCGGCAGCAGTGCATCCATCGCCACGCAGCTCTGTGGCGATCATCACGACCTCGCCGCGCTCGTGCTCTTCAACGCCGACGGTGACTTCGCCGCGCGCGCGAAGGCCGATCCGCGCAGCCACATCGTTCCCTTTTCTCTGCTCTTCAACCAGGGCTTCCCTTTGGCCGATCCGCTGAACACGCTCGCCACGCCTAAGCTACTGCTCTCGCAGACGACGACAGCAGCCCCCGAGGTCTACAAGCGAGCCGCGTCCCCCAAGATGCTCGCGGAATTGCCCGACATGAACAGTCCCGCGTTCACCTCGACGCTCACACGCTTCCTCGACATGTACACCAAGGTGAAGACAGCGCCCGCCACACTGCAGCCATAA
- a CDS encoding DUF1501 domain-containing protein codes for MHGRDADRRGNVTRRGFMRGGALALVGTSIIPAFLTRSIYAEMDKAAASKKKLVVIFQRGACDGLNTVIPHGEKNYYAMRPTIAVKQQELIDLDGFFGLHPALANLKPLFDQKHMAMVHAAGSPDPTRSHFDAQDYMESGTPGLKATNDGWLNRALTQASEAGKPSPFRAVALGTQVPRTLEGKLPAVAISNVADFSVAGRGKDTSPISNAFQAMYDESTDSMLHGTGQETFEAVRMLKSADPAKYKPAAGVNYPNAAFGNSMKQIAQLLKANLGVEAAFADIGGWDTHQNQGSANGQLANRLKEFGDTIAAFWKDMGDDAENITLVTMSEFGRTARQNGTGGTDHGHANVMFVLGGNVSGGKVYGKWPGLANEQLNDGRDLAVTTDFRRVLGEAAYKSIGSRHLDLVFPGAKVDPSQFLNFTA; via the coding sequence ATGCACGGTCGCGATGCCGATCGTCGCGGCAACGTAACGCGTCGCGGTTTCATGCGAGGCGGTGCACTTGCGCTCGTCGGCACATCGATCATTCCGGCGTTTCTGACGCGTTCGATCTATGCGGAGATGGACAAGGCTGCGGCGTCGAAGAAGAAGCTTGTGGTGATCTTCCAGCGTGGCGCTTGCGATGGCTTGAATACGGTGATCCCGCACGGTGAGAAGAACTACTACGCGATGCGTCCGACGATTGCGGTGAAGCAGCAGGAGCTCATCGATCTGGATGGGTTCTTTGGCTTGCACCCGGCGCTGGCGAACCTGAAGCCGCTGTTTGATCAGAAGCACATGGCGATGGTCCATGCTGCGGGATCGCCTGATCCGACGCGTTCGCACTTCGACGCGCAGGACTACATGGAGTCCGGCACACCGGGGCTGAAGGCCACCAATGATGGCTGGCTGAATCGTGCGCTGACGCAGGCTTCGGAGGCTGGAAAGCCTTCACCGTTCCGCGCGGTGGCGCTGGGTACACAGGTGCCGCGCACACTCGAAGGCAAACTGCCTGCGGTGGCGATCTCCAACGTCGCGGACTTCTCGGTGGCTGGTCGCGGCAAGGACACTTCGCCGATTTCGAACGCGTTCCAGGCGATGTATGACGAGTCCACGGACTCGATGCTGCATGGCACAGGGCAGGAGACGTTCGAGGCGGTGCGCATGTTGAAGTCGGCCGATCCTGCAAAGTACAAGCCTGCAGCTGGGGTGAATTATCCGAACGCTGCGTTCGGTAACTCGATGAAGCAAATCGCGCAGTTGCTGAAGGCGAACCTCGGCGTAGAAGCAGCGTTTGCAGACATCGGTGGATGGGACACGCACCAGAACCAGGGTTCGGCGAACGGACAGCTTGCGAACCGCTTGAAGGAGTTCGGCGACACGATTGCTGCGTTCTGGAAGGATATGGGCGATGATGCGGAGAACATTACGCTCGTGACGATGAGCGAGTTCGGACGCACGGCACGACAGAACGGCACCGGTGGCACGGACCACGGCCATGCCAACGTGATGTTTGTGCTGGGCGGCAACGTGAGCGGCGGCAAGGTGTACGGCAAGTGGCCGGGGCTAGCGAACGAGCAGTTGAACGATGGGCGCGATCTTGCGGTAACGACGGACTTCCGTCGCGTGCTGGGTGAGGCAGCTTACAAATCAATCGGCTCACGTCACCTTGATCTGGTCTTTCCAGGAGCGAAGGTGGATCCTTCACAGTTCCTCAACTTCACCGCATAG